One Bacillus amyloliquefaciens DSM 7 = ATCC 23350 DNA window includes the following coding sequences:
- a CDS encoding ABC transporter ATP-binding protein, with protein sequence MGPLNNFGLFFTQIQKTIGATERISQLIYEQGEDQHKGKELAETNKDLVIENLSFCYSNEDKAFSLKNINLIIKRGSVNALVGPSGSGKTTIISILERYYKPNSGNIYFGDENIELFSLNSWRSQIGYVAQNHDLISGTIRDNLIFGLENPPNEKRIVEACKKAYAWQFISELPNSLETNIGEKGLNLSGGQRQRIAIARMFLKNPNIIFLDEATASLDSHSERIVNEAMKKLMKDRTAIIIAHRLSTIINADNIIFMENGEITGQGNHWELKNSHKLYHQFCEQQFKEDSTDPLVLTN encoded by the coding sequence ATGGGTCCACTTAATAACTTTGGGCTATTCTTTACTCAAATACAAAAGACAATAGGTGCAACAGAAAGAATTTCTCAATTGATATATGAGCAAGGAGAAGATCAGCATAAAGGAAAAGAATTAGCGGAAACCAATAAAGATTTAGTGATTGAAAATTTATCATTTTGCTACAGTAATGAGGATAAAGCATTTTCCTTGAAAAATATTAATTTAATAATAAAAAGAGGAAGTGTTAATGCCTTAGTAGGTCCTAGTGGTAGTGGTAAAACCACAATCATCTCTATTCTGGAGAGATACTACAAGCCCAACAGCGGAAATATTTATTTTGGTGACGAGAATATTGAGTTATTTTCATTAAATTCATGGCGTAGCCAAATAGGATATGTAGCACAGAATCATGATTTAATAAGCGGTACTATTAGAGACAATCTCATCTTTGGTTTAGAAAATCCCCCAAATGAAAAAAGAATAGTAGAAGCATGTAAGAAGGCATATGCATGGCAATTTATAAGTGAATTGCCTAACAGTTTAGAAACTAATATTGGAGAAAAAGGTCTGAACTTATCAGGAGGACAACGACAAAGAATTGCTATTGCGAGAATGTTTCTGAAGAATCCAAATATAATCTTTTTAGATGAAGCAACTGCAAGTCTTGACAGTCATTCTGAACGAATTGTGAACGAAGCAATGAAGAAGCTTATGAAGGATAGAACCGCTATTATAATAGCACATAGGTTATCCACCATTATAAATGCTGACAATATCATTTTTATGGAAAACGGTGAGATCACAGGTCAAGGGAATCATTGGGAGTTAAAGAATAGTCATAAATTGTATCATCAATTCTGTGAGCAGCAGTTTAAAGAAGATAGTACCGATCCATTAGTATTAACCAATTAA